A window of the Streptomyces luomodiensis genome harbors these coding sequences:
- the dapC gene encoding succinyldiaminopimelate transaminase — translation MPPVSARLPVFPWDRLEPYKATAAAHPDGIVDLSVGTPVDPVPELVRAALADAADSPGYPTVWGTAALRDALTGWVERRLGAARVTHTQVLPVVGSKELVASLPSQLGLGPGDRVAFPRLAYPTYEVGARLAGAEPVPYDTQTFAAGAAGTELDPAGLKLLWLNSPSNPTGRVLSKDELRTAVAWARAHGVLVVSDECYLELGWEADPLSVLHPEISGGSFEGLVAVHSLSKRSNLAGYRAAFLAGDEAVLGELLKIRKHGGMMVPAPVQAATIAALGDDKHVAEQRDRYERRRAALRSALEGHGFRIEHSEASLYLWATRDEPCWDTVGALAELGILVAPGEFYGAAGERHVRVAFTATDERVAAAVRRLAG, via the coding sequence GTGCCACCCGTCTCCGCCCGTCTCCCGGTCTTCCCCTGGGACCGGCTCGAACCGTACAAGGCGACCGCCGCGGCCCACCCCGACGGCATCGTCGACCTCTCGGTGGGCACCCCCGTCGACCCGGTTCCCGAGCTGGTCCGCGCGGCGCTCGCCGACGCGGCGGACAGCCCCGGCTATCCGACCGTCTGGGGCACGGCCGCGCTGCGGGACGCCCTCACCGGCTGGGTGGAGCGGCGGCTGGGCGCGGCCCGGGTGACCCACACCCAGGTGCTGCCGGTGGTCGGGTCCAAGGAGCTGGTGGCCTCGCTGCCGTCGCAGCTGGGCCTGGGCCCCGGCGACCGGGTCGCCTTCCCGCGGCTCGCCTATCCGACGTACGAGGTGGGCGCGCGGCTGGCGGGCGCCGAGCCGGTGCCGTACGACACGCAGACATTTGCGGCTGGCGCCGCGGGCACGGAGCTGGACCCGGCCGGGCTGAAGCTGCTGTGGCTCAACTCCCCGTCCAACCCCACCGGCCGGGTGCTCTCCAAGGACGAGCTGCGCACCGCGGTCGCCTGGGCCCGTGCGCACGGGGTGCTGGTGGTCAGCGACGAGTGCTATCTGGAGCTGGGCTGGGAGGCGGACCCGCTCTCCGTGCTCCACCCGGAGATCTCCGGCGGGTCCTTCGAGGGCCTGGTGGCGGTCCACTCGCTGTCCAAGCGGTCCAATCTGGCGGGCTACCGGGCGGCCTTCCTCGCCGGTGACGAGGCGGTGCTGGGCGAGCTGCTGAAGATCCGCAAGCACGGCGGGATGATGGTGCCCGCGCCGGTGCAGGCGGCCACGATCGCGGCGCTCGGCGACGATAAGCACGTGGCGGAGCAGCGCGACCGCTACGAACGGCGCCGGGCCGCGCTGCGCTCGGCGCTGGAGGGCCACGGCTTCCGCATCGAGCACAGCGAGGCGTCGCTGTATCTGTGGGCGACGCGGGACGAGCCGTGCTGGGACACCGTGGGCGCCCTCGCCGAGCTGGGCATCCTGGTGGCGCCGGGCGAGTTCTACGGTGCGGCGGGGGAGCGGCATGTGCGGGTCGCGTTCACGGCGACCGACGAGCGGGTCGCGGCCGCGGTCCGCCGCCTGGCGGGCTGA
- a CDS encoding ATP-binding protein, producing MSLPLTRRIARTALLVAASAAPVVGAAGAASAAEPAQPQTPKLGLSSLDAATVGEVADAASQQVGSTAGDVSGKAGGTIKEILPGRAAPAHPAPAAKPAKPAKPAKDAKAAKGHKAAHAKPAHAKVAGKGEGKAPRHGKGKSGAHAKGKGTAVRSARAAAPAAAAPAAAEAPAPSAQQGPDLPVKGLPIKGLPLLG from the coding sequence ATGTCCCTCCCTCTCACCCGTCGGATCGCCCGGACCGCACTGCTGGTCGCGGCGAGCGCGGCTCCTGTCGTCGGTGCCGCCGGCGCCGCGAGTGCGGCGGAGCCGGCCCAGCCGCAGACCCCCAAGCTGGGGCTGTCCTCGTTGGACGCCGCCACCGTCGGTGAGGTCGCCGATGCCGCCTCGCAGCAGGTCGGAAGCACGGCGGGTGACGTCAGCGGCAAGGCCGGCGGAACCATCAAGGAGATCCTGCCGGGCAGGGCCGCCCCGGCGCACCCGGCCCCGGCGGCCAAGCCCGCCAAGCCCGCGAAGCCCGCCAAGGACGCGAAGGCAGCGAAGGGTCACAAGGCCGCCCACGCCAAGCCCGCCCACGCCAAGGTCGCCGGTAAGGGCGAGGGCAAGGCTCCCAGGCACGGTAAGGGCAAGAGCGGCGCCCACGCCAAGGGCAAGGGCACGGCGGTCCGGTCCGCCCGCGCCGCTGCCCCGGCCGCCGCTGCCCCGGCCGCCGCGGAGGCTCCCGCGCCCAGTGCCCAGCAGGGCCCGGACCTCCCGGTCAAGGGTCTGCCGATCAAGGGCCTGCCGCTGCTCGGCTGA
- the dapE gene encoding succinyl-diaminopimelate desuccinylase: protein MAHPALDLSLDAARLTARLVDFPSVSGEEKALADAVEQALRALPHLTVDRDADAVVARTNLGRDERVVLAGHLDTVPIADNVPSRLDENGVLWGCGTSDMKSGVAVQLRMAATVPAPNRDLTFVFYDHEEVAAELNGLGRLARNHPEWLAGDFAVLLEPTEGKVEGGCQGTLRVEVTTRGRRAHSARSWLGENAIHKAAPILDRLAGYVPRRVEIDGLTYREGLNAVRIDGGHATNVIPDFCTVTVNYRFAPDRSEEEAVAHVREVFTGFEVEFTDSAPGALPGLAHPSAAAFVDTLGVEVAPKDGWTDVARFSALGVPAVNYGPGDPKLAHTREEHVPVAAVLAAEERLRAWLTR, encoded by the coding sequence ATGGCACATCCAGCACTCGACCTGTCCCTGGACGCGGCCCGGCTCACCGCCCGGCTCGTCGACTTCCCCTCGGTCAGCGGTGAGGAGAAGGCGCTCGCCGACGCCGTCGAGCAGGCCCTGCGGGCCCTGCCACACCTGACCGTCGACCGGGACGCGGACGCCGTCGTCGCCCGGACGAACCTCGGGCGGGACGAGCGGGTCGTGCTGGCCGGTCATCTGGACACCGTGCCGATCGCCGACAACGTGCCCTCCCGGCTCGACGAGAACGGCGTGCTGTGGGGCTGCGGCACCTCCGACATGAAGTCCGGCGTCGCCGTACAGCTGCGCATGGCCGCCACCGTGCCCGCCCCCAACCGCGACCTGACCTTCGTCTTCTACGACCACGAGGAGGTCGCCGCCGAGCTCAACGGGCTGGGCCGGCTGGCCAGGAACCACCCCGAGTGGCTGGCCGGCGACTTCGCCGTGCTGCTGGAGCCCACCGAAGGCAAGGTCGAGGGCGGCTGCCAGGGCACGCTGCGGGTGGAGGTGACCACGCGGGGGCGGCGGGCCCACTCCGCGCGCAGCTGGCTCGGGGAGAACGCCATCCACAAGGCCGCGCCGATCCTGGACCGGCTGGCCGGATACGTCCCCCGGCGAGTGGAGATCGACGGGCTCACCTACCGCGAGGGCCTCAACGCGGTACGGATCGACGGCGGTCACGCGACCAACGTCATCCCGGACTTCTGCACCGTGACCGTGAACTACCGGTTCGCCCCCGACCGTTCGGAGGAGGAGGCGGTCGCGCATGTGCGGGAGGTCTTCACCGGCTTCGAGGTCGAGTTCACCGACAGCGCGCCCGGCGCGCTGCCCGGTCTCGCCCATCCGTCGGCCGCCGCCTTCGTGGACACGCTCGGGGTGGAGGTGGCCCCCAAGGACGGCTGGACCGATGTCGCCCGCTTCTCGGCGCTCGGCGTGCCCGCCGTCAACTACGGGCCCGGTGACCCGAAGCTCGCGCACACCCGCGAGGAGCATGTGCCGGTCGCCGCGGTCCTGGCGGCCGAGGAGCGGCTGCGGGCCTGGCTGACCCGCTAG
- a CDS encoding TIGR00730 family Rossman fold protein — MGNAEEERALHEQRLGPVVRRRHQMRPGTTDQRLLDTQGATHWVHEDPFRVLRIQSEFVEGFGTLAELGPAISVFGSARTPEGSPEYEAGVRIGRALAEAGFGVITGGGPGAMEAANRGASEAGGVSVGLGIELPYEQGLNPYVDIGVNFRYFFVRKTMFVKYAQGFVVLPGGLGTLDECFEALTLVQTKKVTRFPIVLFGSSYWQGLVDWVTNTLIAQGKASAQDLELFHLTDDIDEVIDLVTKESGGV, encoded by the coding sequence ATGGGCAACGCCGAAGAAGAGCGAGCGCTGCACGAGCAGCGTCTGGGCCCGGTCGTGCGCCGCCGCCACCAGATGCGACCCGGTACGACCGATCAGCGGCTGCTGGACACCCAGGGGGCCACCCACTGGGTGCACGAGGACCCGTTCCGGGTGCTGCGCATCCAGTCGGAGTTCGTCGAGGGATTCGGCACCCTGGCGGAGCTCGGCCCGGCGATCAGCGTGTTCGGTTCCGCCCGTACGCCCGAGGGTTCCCCGGAGTACGAGGCGGGGGTGCGGATCGGCCGGGCCCTCGCCGAGGCGGGCTTCGGAGTGATCACCGGCGGCGGCCCCGGCGCGATGGAGGCCGCCAACCGCGGCGCGAGCGAGGCGGGCGGCGTCTCGGTCGGCCTGGGCATCGAGCTGCCGTACGAGCAGGGCCTGAACCCTTATGTCGACATCGGGGTCAACTTCCGCTACTTCTTCGTGCGGAAAACGATGTTCGTGAAGTATGCCCAGGGGTTCGTGGTGCTCCCCGGGGGGCTCGGCACGCTCGACGAGTGCTTCGAGGCGCTCACCCTCGTCCAGACCAAGAAGGTCACCCGCTTCCCGATCGTCCTCTTCGGCAGCTCCTACTGGCAGGGGCTGGTGGACTGGGTCACGAACACCCTCATCGCGCAGGGCAAGGCGTCTGCGCAGGACCTGGAGCTGTTCCACCTCACCGACGACATCGACGAGGTGATCGATCTGGTGACCAAGGAGTCCGGTGGCGTCTGA
- the folP gene encoding dihydropteroate synthase — MLRLGRREFGENERVIMAIVNRTPDSFYDQGATFRDEPALDRVEQAVADGAAIIDIGGVKAGPGDEVSAEEEVRRTVGFVAEVRRRHPDVVISVDTWRHEVGEAVCAAGADLLNDAWGGVDPELAEVAARYGAGLVCTHAGGAQPRTRPHRIGYDDVVEDILRVTLELAERAVALGVRRDGIMIDPGHDFGKNTRHSLEATRRLGELTETGWPVLVSLSNKDFVGESLDRPVKERLIGTLATTAVSAWLGAQVYRVHEVAETRQVLDMVSAIAGHRPPAVARRGLA; from the coding sequence ATGCTGCGGCTGGGACGACGTGAGTTCGGCGAGAACGAGCGGGTGATCATGGCGATCGTGAACCGGACGCCGGATTCCTTCTACGACCAGGGGGCGACGTTCCGCGACGAGCCCGCCCTGGACCGGGTGGAGCAGGCGGTCGCGGACGGCGCCGCGATCATCGACATCGGCGGGGTCAAGGCCGGGCCGGGTGACGAGGTGAGCGCCGAGGAGGAGGTGCGGCGCACGGTGGGCTTCGTGGCCGAGGTGCGCAGGCGCCACCCGGACGTGGTGATCAGCGTGGACACATGGCGCCATGAGGTCGGCGAGGCGGTCTGCGCGGCGGGCGCGGATCTGCTCAACGACGCCTGGGGCGGGGTCGACCCCGAACTGGCCGAGGTCGCCGCCCGCTACGGCGCCGGGCTGGTGTGCACCCACGCGGGCGGGGCCCAGCCGCGCACCCGGCCGCACCGGATCGGCTACGACGACGTGGTGGAGGACATCCTGCGGGTCACCCTGGAGCTCGCGGAGCGCGCCGTCGCACTGGGCGTGCGGCGCGACGGGATCATGATCGACCCGGGTCATGACTTCGGTAAGAACACCCGTCACTCGCTGGAGGCCACCCGCCGGCTGGGCGAGCTCACGGAGACCGGCTGGCCCGTCCTGGTCTCGCTGTCCAACAAGGACTTCGTCGGCGAGAGCCTGGACCGCCCGGTCAAGGAGCGGCTGATCGGCACGCTCGCGACGACCGCCGTATCGGCCTGGCTGGGGGCCCAGGTCTACCGGGTGCACGAGGTGGCCGAGACTCGTCAGGTGCTGGACATGGTGTCGGCCATCGCGGGCCACCGGCCCCCGGCGGTCGCCCGCCGAGGACTGGCCTGA
- a CDS encoding DivIVA domain-containing protein, which yields MFLFLLIALVVVVGGVTLAVVGGGDGPLAEAPPDRLDDPLPADRPLARGDVEALRLPMTLRGYRMADVDDVLGRLGAELAERDARIAELEAVLAGAPPKPSSPPTPSLPPIPASPPQPLSPPSVPGSDPLADPEGGDHGFQARGGEGRGA from the coding sequence GTGTTCTTGTTCTTGCTGATCGCGCTGGTCGTGGTGGTCGGCGGGGTCACGCTCGCCGTCGTCGGTGGCGGTGACGGCCCGCTGGCCGAGGCACCCCCGGACCGGCTGGACGATCCGCTGCCCGCCGACCGGCCGCTGGCGCGCGGCGATGTGGAGGCGCTGCGGCTGCCCATGACGCTGCGGGGCTACCGGATGGCGGACGTCGACGATGTGCTGGGCCGCCTCGGCGCCGAGCTCGCCGAGCGTGACGCCCGGATCGCCGAGCTGGAGGCGGTGCTCGCGGGCGCGCCCCCCAAGCCGTCGTCGCCTCCCACCCCGTCGTTGCCTCCCATCCCGGCGTCGCCACCCCAGCCGTTGTCGCCGCCCTCCGTGCCCGGCTCCGATCCGCTGGCGGACCCCGAGGGCGGCGACCACGGCTTCCAGGCGCGCGGTGGCGAAGGGCGTGGCGCATGA
- a CDS encoding DNA-3-methyladenine glycosylase I — protein MSGQGVVPGPDGLPRCPWGLEAETMADYRLYHDTEWGRPVHGDDALYERICLEAFQSGLSWLTILRRREGFRAAFADFSIEKVAEFTEADERRLLADPGIIRNRAKITATIANARAAAELAPGELDELIWSHAPDPGGRPVPRTTADVLAITPESTALSRELKKRGFRFVGPTTAYALMQACGLVNDHLADCHIRAAV, from the coding sequence ATGAGCGGGCAGGGCGTGGTCCCGGGGCCGGACGGGCTGCCGCGCTGTCCCTGGGGCCTGGAGGCCGAGACCATGGCCGACTACCGCCTCTACCACGACACGGAGTGGGGCCGTCCGGTCCACGGCGATGACGCGCTCTATGAGCGGATCTGTCTGGAGGCGTTCCAGTCCGGGCTGTCCTGGCTGACGATCCTGCGCCGCCGGGAGGGGTTCCGGGCCGCCTTCGCCGACTTCTCGATCGAGAAGGTGGCGGAGTTCACCGAGGCCGATGAGCGGCGGCTGCTCGCCGACCCCGGCATCATCCGCAACCGGGCCAAGATCACCGCCACCATCGCCAACGCCCGCGCGGCGGCCGAGCTGGCGCCCGGTGAGCTGGACGAGCTGATCTGGTCCCATGCCCCGGACCCCGGCGGCCGCCCGGTCCCGCGGACCACCGCCGACGTCCTCGCGATCACCCCGGAGTCCACGGCCCTCAGCCGCGAGCTCAAAAAGCGCGGCTTCCGCTTCGTCGGACCCACCACCGCGTATGCGCTGATGCAGGCGTGCGGCCTGGTCAACGACCATCTCGCGGACTGCCATATCCGCGCCGCGGTCTGA
- a CDS encoding enoyl-CoA hydratase-related protein, with translation MADTVLYDLTEGLATITLNRPDAMNALNIDTKVALRDALLEAAEDPAVRAVLLIGSGRAFCVGQDLKEHIGLLAADREGSGEGSTMSTVSLHYNPIVTAIAGMPKPVVAAVNGVAAGAGAGFAFAADYRIVADTASFNTSFAGVALTADSGVSWTLQRLIGYGRAADLLLFPRGIDAQEALDLGIAHRVVPAAELAAEAAAVARRLAEGPTAAYAALKESLAFAAGHTLTEALGKEDELQRRAGASDDHAIAVNAFVNKEKPRFTGR, from the coding sequence ATGGCCGACACCGTGCTCTACGACCTCACCGAGGGACTCGCGACGATCACGCTCAACCGTCCCGACGCGATGAACGCCCTGAACATCGACACCAAGGTGGCGCTGCGCGACGCGCTGCTGGAAGCCGCGGAGGACCCGGCGGTGCGGGCCGTGCTGCTCATCGGCTCCGGCCGCGCCTTCTGCGTCGGCCAGGACCTCAAGGAGCACATCGGGCTGCTGGCCGCCGACCGCGAGGGCAGCGGCGAGGGCTCGACCATGAGCACGGTGTCGCTGCACTACAACCCGATCGTCACCGCGATCGCCGGGATGCCCAAGCCGGTGGTCGCCGCCGTCAACGGTGTCGCGGCGGGCGCCGGGGCGGGCTTCGCCTTCGCCGCCGACTACCGGATCGTCGCCGACACCGCCTCCTTCAACACCTCCTTCGCCGGGGTCGCGCTGACCGCCGACTCCGGGGTCTCCTGGACCCTCCAGCGGCTGATCGGCTACGGCCGCGCCGCGGACCTGCTGCTCTTCCCGCGCGGTATCGACGCCCAGGAGGCGCTCGACCTGGGCATCGCCCACCGGGTGGTGCCGGCCGCCGAACTGGCCGCCGAGGCGGCGGCGGTCGCCCGGCGGCTGGCCGAGGGCCCCACCGCGGCCTATGCGGCGCTCAAGGAGTCCCTCGCCTTCGCCGCGGGCCACACCCTCACCGAGGCCCTGGGCAAGGAGGACGAACTACAGCGCCGCGCGGGGGCGTCGGACGACCACGCCATCGCGGTGAACGCCTTCGTGAACAAGGAGAAGCCGCGGTTCACCGGCCGCTGA
- a CDS encoding DUF3117 domain-containing protein: MAAMKPRTGDGPLEVTKEGRGIVMRVPLEGGGRLVVELTPDEADALGDALKKVVG; encoded by the coding sequence ATGGCGGCCATGAAGCCGCGGACGGGCGACGGCCCGCTCGAGGTGACCAAGGAGGGGCGGGGCATCGTCATGCGCGTTCCGCTCGAAGGCGGCGGTCGGCTCGTCGTCGAGCTGACACCGGACGAGGCCGACGCTCTCGGCGACGCCCTGAAGAAGGTCGTCGGCTGA
- a CDS encoding O-methyltransferase — protein MRQLRGQERVITGNRQTSWAFADAFVAEDEALHWARDRARESGLRSVSAGTGAALGLLAAAADAKAVAEIGTGTGVSGIHLLRGMRPDGVLTTVDTEPEMQQFARQAFRAAGFTGNRARFIPGRALDVLPRLADGGYDLVFCDGDRLECLDYLGESLRLLRPGGLVCFEGVFANGRTVDSAAQPTEVLRVRELLRTIRESTVLQSSLLPVGDGLLCAVKRG, from the coding sequence TTGCGCCAACTACGGGGACAGGAGAGGGTCATTACCGGCAACCGGCAGACGAGCTGGGCGTTCGCCGACGCGTTCGTCGCCGAGGACGAAGCCCTTCACTGGGCCCGCGACCGGGCCCGGGAGTCAGGGCTGCGCTCGGTGTCGGCCGGCACCGGCGCCGCACTGGGGCTGCTCGCCGCCGCCGCCGACGCCAAGGCCGTCGCCGAGATCGGCACCGGGACGGGCGTCTCGGGCATCCATCTGCTGCGGGGAATGCGTCCGGACGGCGTGCTGACCACCGTGGACACCGAACCGGAGATGCAGCAGTTCGCCCGGCAGGCGTTCCGCGCGGCCGGGTTCACCGGGAACCGGGCGCGCTTCATCCCCGGCCGCGCCCTCGACGTACTGCCCCGGCTGGCCGACGGCGGATACGACCTGGTCTTCTGCGACGGCGACCGGCTGGAGTGCCTGGACTACCTCGGTGAATCGTTGCGCTTGCTGCGCCCCGGGGGGCTGGTCTGCTTCGAGGGGGTCTTCGCCAACGGGCGGACCGTGGACTCCGCCGCACAGCCCACCGAGGTGCTGCGGGTGCGTGAGCTGCTGCGGACCATACGCGAGTCCACCGTGCTCCAGTCGTCCCTGCTGCCGGTCGGCGACGGTCTGCTCTGCGCGGTCAAGCGGGGCTGA
- the sigE gene encoding RNA polymerase sigma factor SigE, with protein sequence MVGALLDTTRADRGGAAAAGDRRVLRRFRRSAGEPKSVTNNADRSGSADSATTATFATDADAPAWTPPTWEEIVSTHSARVYRLAYRLTGNQHDAEDLTQEVFVRVFRSLSTYTPGTFEGWLHRITTNLFLDMVRRRQRIRFDALGEDAAERLPSREPSPQQHFNDTHFDADVQQALDTLAPEFRAAVVLCDIEGLSYEEIAATLGVKLGTVRSRIHRGRSHLRKALKHRAPAARTAQQEVAAVAPSVTAPRLSGEVGIA encoded by the coding sequence ATGGTAGGGGCTCTACTGGACACCACCAGAGCCGACAGGGGAGGTGCGGCTGCGGCCGGTGACCGGAGAGTGCTGAGGCGCTTTCGCAGGTCAGCGGGCGAGCCGAAATCCGTGACCAACAACGCTGACCGTTCCGGTTCCGCCGATTCCGCCACCACCGCGACCTTCGCCACGGACGCGGACGCGCCGGCGTGGACGCCTCCCACCTGGGAGGAGATCGTCAGCACCCACAGCGCACGGGTCTACCGCCTCGCCTATCGGCTCACCGGTAACCAGCACGACGCCGAGGATCTCACCCAGGAAGTGTTCGTCCGCGTCTTCCGCTCGCTGTCGACGTACACCCCGGGCACGTTCGAGGGCTGGCTGCACCGCATCACCACCAATCTCTTCCTCGACATGGTCCGCCGCCGGCAGCGCATCCGCTTCGACGCTCTCGGCGAGGACGCGGCGGAGCGGCTCCCCAGCCGTGAGCCCTCTCCCCAGCAGCACTTCAACGACACCCACTTCGACGCCGATGTGCAGCAGGCGCTGGACACCCTCGCCCCGGAGTTCCGCGCGGCCGTGGTGCTCTGTGACATCGAGGGGCTGTCGTACGAGGAGATCGCGGCCACTCTGGGCGTCAAGCTGGGCACCGTGCGCAGCCGCATCCACCGCGGCCGCTCGCATCTGCGCAAGGCGCTGAAGCACCGCGCCCCCGCGGCGCGGACCGCACAGCAGGAGGTCGCCGCGGTGGCGCCGAGTGTCACGGCCCCCCGGCTGAGCGGGGAGGTCGGAATCGCGTGA
- a CDS encoding anti-sigma factor family protein, producing the protein MTRSGGPSPAEQHLGDRLAALVDGELGHDARERVLAHLATCCKCKAEADAQRRLKNVFAQTAPPAPSEGFLARLQGLPAAGGEDMGGGSPFGSSGLFGPRDMRGTSRDVREVRDVREPEERQRRERTFAFVPVMPPGTAIAPAASARASRQRGFRIHEVERPAPRRRFAFAAAGAVSLAAFALGAALPLEAAIDPPGASADGADSAVTPVGTDPVVNAGVRERTRQEVGLLATTDTRTVTPSPSATPHPPALRQPAGAALNPLIQPILSVTELLRMSNSTPPAPAPTQLEVPSRPASGGSPYPGATPPSK; encoded by the coding sequence GTGACCCGATCAGGCGGTCCGTCCCCCGCCGAGCAGCATCTCGGCGACCGCCTTGCGGCTCTGGTCGACGGTGAGCTGGGACATGACGCGCGCGAGCGCGTCCTCGCCCACCTCGCCACCTGCTGCAAGTGCAAGGCGGAGGCCGATGCTCAGCGTCGGCTGAAGAATGTGTTCGCCCAGACGGCGCCCCCGGCCCCGTCCGAGGGCTTTCTGGCGCGTCTGCAGGGCCTGCCGGCCGCGGGCGGCGAGGACATGGGGGGCGGCTCCCCTTTCGGTTCCTCGGGCCTCTTCGGTCCGCGCGATATGCGCGGCACCTCGCGGGACGTCCGTGAGGTGCGCGATGTCCGGGAGCCGGAGGAGAGACAGAGACGGGAGCGGACGTTCGCCTTCGTGCCCGTGATGCCCCCGGGCACCGCGATCGCACCGGCGGCGTCGGCTCGTGCCTCGCGTCAGCGCGGCTTCAGGATCCATGAGGTGGAGCGCCCGGCCCCGCGCCGCAGGTTCGCCTTCGCGGCGGCCGGAGCGGTCTCCCTGGCGGCCTTCGCGCTCGGCGCGGCCCTCCCCCTGGAGGCGGCGATCGACCCCCCGGGAGCCTCGGCCGACGGCGCCGACTCCGCGGTCACCCCGGTCGGCACCGATCCCGTGGTGAACGCGGGCGTCCGCGAGCGGACCCGCCAGGAAGTCGGGCTGCTGGCCACCACCGACACCCGGACGGTCACTCCGTCCCCCTCGGCCACCCCGCATCCACCGGCCCTGCGCCAGCCCGCCGGGGCGGCGCTGAATCCGCTGATACAGCCGATCCTCTCGGTCACGGAGCTGCTGCGGATGTCGAACTCCACGCCCCCGGCCCCCGCGCCGACCCAGCTGGAGGTCCCGTCCCGGCCCGCCTCGGGCGGCTCGCCGTATCCAGGGGCCACCCCGCCTTCGAAGTAG
- a CDS encoding trypsin-like peptidase domain-containing protein, which produces MDEPKPKWWSRPAARPGERPVGAVDGAEGRTAGERTEPAAAEAPPEPLDGPEEGRAPEERSPRPLHEPDPYSTPPYGDPGPWAPAPPVQHPAATPAQGTQLPPGMAQAPPPAPGTTPPHGTPHGTPHGTPHGTVPPPAAGAVPRQSAPPPLPHPGMTPPHGTQLPAGPGEPHPGALVAQPAPTAQWRGYDPWAVVPPPAAPAKTVSRRRAWLAVLLIALVAGCVGGGIGAYAERDSASGGVEVKLPQAPAEKETRAPDSIAGIAARSLPGVVTIHVRGSSEEGTGTGFVLDKQGHILTNNHVVQPAGTDGDISVTFNSGQDADAEVIGRDAGYDLAVIKVDGVSGLAPLPLGNSDSVRVGDPVVAIGAPFDLAGTVTSGIISAKERPITAGGEEEDGSDVSYVDALQTDAPINPGNSGGPLVDSKARVIGINSAIRAADDGSGLGGGQGGSIGLGFAIPINQGKRVAEELINTGKATHPVIGVTLDMGYTGDGARVNTEGAGDGPPVTSGGPGDKAGIEAGDVITEVDGVQVHSGQELIVKIRSHRPGDRLKLTVERDGEEHTAELTLGSASSG; this is translated from the coding sequence ATGGACGAGCCGAAGCCGAAGTGGTGGAGCCGTCCGGCCGCGCGGCCCGGTGAGCGGCCGGTCGGCGCGGTGGACGGCGCCGAGGGGCGGACCGCCGGGGAGCGTACGGAGCCGGCCGCCGCCGAGGCGCCGCCGGAGCCGCTGGACGGACCCGAGGAGGGCCGGGCGCCCGAGGAGCGGTCGCCGCGACCGCTGCACGAGCCCGACCCGTACAGCACCCCGCCCTACGGCGACCCCGGGCCCTGGGCCCCGGCCCCGCCCGTCCAGCACCCGGCGGCGACCCCCGCGCAGGGCACCCAGCTGCCGCCGGGGATGGCCCAGGCGCCGCCCCCGGCCCCCGGGACGACCCCGCCCCATGGCACCCCTCATGGCACCCCCCATGGCACCCCCCATGGCACCGTCCCGCCGCCCGCCGCGGGGGCCGTACCGCGGCAGAGCGCGCCCCCGCCCCTGCCGCACCCCGGGATGACCCCGCCGCACGGCACCCAGCTGCCCGCGGGGCCCGGAGAGCCCCACCCGGGCGCCCTGGTCGCGCAGCCCGCCCCGACCGCCCAGTGGCGCGGTTACGACCCCTGGGCCGTGGTCCCGCCGCCCGCCGCGCCGGCGAAGACGGTCTCCCGCCGCCGTGCCTGGCTCGCGGTGCTGCTGATCGCCTTGGTCGCGGGGTGTGTCGGCGGCGGTATCGGCGCGTACGCGGAGCGGGACAGCGCCTCCGGGGGCGTCGAGGTGAAGCTGCCGCAGGCCCCGGCCGAGAAGGAGACCAGGGCGCCGGACAGTATCGCCGGGATCGCCGCGCGTTCGCTGCCCGGTGTGGTGACGATCCATGTGCGCGGCAGCTCGGAGGAGGGCACCGGCACCGGCTTCGTCCTGGACAAGCAGGGCCATATCCTCACCAACAACCATGTCGTGCAGCCCGCCGGGACGGACGGCGACATATCGGTGACGTTCAACAGCGGCCAGGACGCCGACGCCGAGGTCATCGGCCGCGACGCCGGTTACGACCTCGCGGTCATCAAGGTCGACGGGGTGTCCGGGCTCGCCCCGCTGCCGCTGGGCAACTCCGACTCCGTGCGTGTCGGCGACCCCGTCGTGGCCATCGGCGCCCCCTTCGATCTGGCGGGCACGGTCACCTCCGGGATCATCAGCGCCAAGGAGCGTCCCATCACCGCGGGCGGCGAGGAGGAGGACGGCAGCGACGTCAGCTATGTCGACGCGCTGCAGACCGACGCCCCGATCAACCCGGGCAACTCCGGCGGCCCCCTGGTCGACAGCAAGGCGCGGGTCATCGGGATCAACAGCGCGATCCGGGCGGCCGACGACGGCTCGGGCCTCGGCGGCGGCCAGGGCGGCAGCATCGGTCTGGGCTTCGCCATCCCGATCAACCAGGGCAAGCGGGTCGCCGAGGAGCTGATCAACACCGGGAAGGCCACGCATCCGGTGATCGGCGTCACGCTCGACATGGGGTACACGGGCGACGGCGCCCGGGTGAACACCGAGGGCGCGGGCGACGGCCCGCCGGTCACCTCGGGCGGCCCCGGTGACAAGGCGGGGATCGAGGCCGGTGACGTGATCACGGAGGTGGACGGCGTCCAGGTGCACAGCGGACAGGAGCTGATCGTGAAGATCCGCAGCCACCGCCCCGGGGACCGGCTGAAGCTCACCGTCGAGCGCGATGGCGAGGAGCACACCGCGGAGCTGACACTGGGCTCGGCGAGCAGCGGCTGA